A window of the Tiliqua scincoides isolate rTilSci1 chromosome 5, rTilSci1.hap2, whole genome shotgun sequence genome harbors these coding sequences:
- the SHBG gene encoding sex hormone-binding globulin isoform X2, with product MLLFSSAWLLLGVVQGLPPALGASLEIMEGHESQRDQCFPTLSGEAGALNLGQRWGDSSPIASLHIDLQTVTSAMSSFDFRTFDPEGVIFFGSTRNNGDWFVLGLRRGKPEMQIHNFVINISISGGQPLNDGLWHRMNTAMDGCMRRWNWLNRSSEWWEGVSVAEKSTKVCFSTIRRGSFFPGSGLATFRLSDLPTGQGAASGNWSLAVEMGVRAARQISTLLAVSTMEKILVFSVKLQHKDLVAQVHNVTVTSVPLPLEGCLDARLFLHLTPSHLTLLLGEEGASVAVQQPDFESLRDLWLGKNGSLSLGGSAMGKEESQEGGFFEGCLSKIRVQGSQLDLDSAHYKSDSIWSHSCPGDDGPPSTPGTNSGGH from the exons cGTGACCAGTGCTTCCCGACCCTCTCTGGCGAGGCAGGTGCTTTGAACCTTGGACAGAGGTGGGGAGACTCCTCCCCGATAGCCTCCTTGCACATCGATCTACAGACTGTGACCAG TGCCATGTCCTCCTTTGACTTCCGCACCTTTGACCCAGAAGGCGTCATCTTCTTCGGGAGCACGAGGAACAACGGTGACTGGTTTGTCCTGGGGCTGCGCAGAGGGAAGCCGGAGATGCAAATCCACAACTTTGTCATCAACATCAGCATTTCGGGGGGGCAGCCCCTCAATGACGGCCTGTGGCACCGG atGAACACAGCCATGGACGGCTGCATGAGACGCTGGAACTGGCTGAACAGGAGCTCCGAATGGTGGGAGGGTGTCTCCGTGGCGGAGAAGAGCACTAAGGTCTGCTTCTCCACCATCCGCAGGGGCAGCTTTTTCCCAGGAAGTGGGCTGGCCACCTTCCGCTTGTCAG ACCTCCCCACCGGACAGGGTGCTGCCAGTGGGAACTGGAGCCTGGCAGTGGAGATGGGAGTTAGGGCTGCCCGGCAGATCAGTACGCTGCTAGCTGTCTCTACCATGGAGAAGATTCTGGTCTTCAGCGTGAAGCTGCAACACAAG GATCTGGTGGCCCAAGTGCATAATGTGACAGTCACCTCGGTGCCTCTGCCTCTGGAGGGCTGCCTTGATGCGCGCCTCTTTCTGCACCTCACTCCATCTCACCTCACGCTGCTCCTGGGCGAGGAGGGAGCCTCTGTGGCAGTCCAGCAGCCGGACTTTGAAAGCCTGCGAGACCTCTGGCTGGGCAAGAACGGATCTCTCAGCCTCGGGGGCTCGGCGATGG GAAAAGAAGAGTCCCAGGAGGGAGGCTTCTTCGAAGGCTGCCTGAGTAAGATCCGGGTTCAAGGCTCCCAACTGGACCTCGACTCGGCCCACTACAAGAGTGACTCCATCTGGTCCCACAGCTGCCCCGGAGACGATGGCCCCCCCAGCACCCCTGGCACCAACAGCGGTGGCCACTGA
- the SHBG gene encoding sex hormone-binding globulin isoform X1, which translates to MLLFSSAWLLLGVVQGLPPALGASLEIMEGHESQRDQCFPTLSGEAGALNLGQRWGDSSPIASLHIDLQTVTSAMSSFDFRTFDPEGVIFFGSTRNNGDWFVLGLRRGKPEMQIHNFVINISISGGQPLNDGLWHRLLVKNEGDSVTLEVDGDDMLVLNRVSHAIVGYPASHLDIGVGGLLIPRREMLTPMNTAMDGCMRRWNWLNRSSEWWEGVSVAEKSTKVCFSTIRRGSFFPGSGLATFRLSDLPTGQGAASGNWSLAVEMGVRAARQISTLLAVSTMEKILVFSVKLQHKDLVAQVHNVTVTSVPLPLEGCLDARLFLHLTPSHLTLLLGEEGASVAVQQPDFESLRDLWLGKNGSLSLGGSAMGKEESQEGGFFEGCLSKIRVQGSQLDLDSAHYKSDSIWSHSCPGDDGPPSTPGTNSGGH; encoded by the exons cGTGACCAGTGCTTCCCGACCCTCTCTGGCGAGGCAGGTGCTTTGAACCTTGGACAGAGGTGGGGAGACTCCTCCCCGATAGCCTCCTTGCACATCGATCTACAGACTGTGACCAG TGCCATGTCCTCCTTTGACTTCCGCACCTTTGACCCAGAAGGCGTCATCTTCTTCGGGAGCACGAGGAACAACGGTGACTGGTTTGTCCTGGGGCTGCGCAGAGGGAAGCCGGAGATGCAAATCCACAACTTTGTCATCAACATCAGCATTTCGGGGGGGCAGCCCCTCAATGACGGCCTGTGGCACCGG CTGCTGGTGAAGAACGAAGGGGATAGTGTGACTCTCGAAGTGGACGGGGACGACATGCTTGTCCTGAACAGGGTGTCTCATGCGATCGTTGGGTACCCTGCCTCTCACCTGGACATTGGGGTCGGGGGCCTGCTCATCCCCAGGAGGGAGATGCTGACTCCG atGAACACAGCCATGGACGGCTGCATGAGACGCTGGAACTGGCTGAACAGGAGCTCCGAATGGTGGGAGGGTGTCTCCGTGGCGGAGAAGAGCACTAAGGTCTGCTTCTCCACCATCCGCAGGGGCAGCTTTTTCCCAGGAAGTGGGCTGGCCACCTTCCGCTTGTCAG ACCTCCCCACCGGACAGGGTGCTGCCAGTGGGAACTGGAGCCTGGCAGTGGAGATGGGAGTTAGGGCTGCCCGGCAGATCAGTACGCTGCTAGCTGTCTCTACCATGGAGAAGATTCTGGTCTTCAGCGTGAAGCTGCAACACAAG GATCTGGTGGCCCAAGTGCATAATGTGACAGTCACCTCGGTGCCTCTGCCTCTGGAGGGCTGCCTTGATGCGCGCCTCTTTCTGCACCTCACTCCATCTCACCTCACGCTGCTCCTGGGCGAGGAGGGAGCCTCTGTGGCAGTCCAGCAGCCGGACTTTGAAAGCCTGCGAGACCTCTGGCTGGGCAAGAACGGATCTCTCAGCCTCGGGGGCTCGGCGATGG GAAAAGAAGAGTCCCAGGAGGGAGGCTTCTTCGAAGGCTGCCTGAGTAAGATCCGGGTTCAAGGCTCCCAACTGGACCTCGACTCGGCCCACTACAAGAGTGACTCCATCTGGTCCCACAGCTGCCCCGGAGACGATGGCCCCCCCAGCACCCCTGGCACCAACAGCGGTGGCCACTGA